One stretch of Astatotilapia calliptera chromosome 3, fAstCal1.2, whole genome shotgun sequence DNA includes these proteins:
- the LOC113015671 gene encoding uncharacterized protein LOC113015671, producing MKMFVVFVMLLHVQQEEISIKHWILIQIKLTIQSSNFQISGFFLHVDADTNSKHAVNLSFCLCVLTVSQHALAVVVEVYEEAKSVLLPCQYSGIIPEKNPTVMWTRSDLSPTFVHLRREEGDDLKKQNLRYSGRTSMRPDALETSDFSLTLRKPDLIDSGVYTCSISDRKEETRQRNVQLKVKDQQVEIKVEEGSESVILPCQTRPGVPGDTSVEWTRSDRELMTVHVHSKRSEHLKKQDDLYCGRTKMSKHLMTTGDLSLTLKYPTQRDTGGYICTIYRDKDILRQKVVLQIKEPFPSWAIASMVLLVLLVLLVSGGLLFNFRYYFKSVPRVVEVVSGQESVQLPCKAKVHLLEDTKVEWIDSDNDKVHVYQNGTDHHNEQDQVYRDRTKMKEGLLKTGDLSLTLKYPTERDTKTYTCTVYSTKGNVLMKKQVVLQVKVPEVEVDSGEDSVQLPCQTTVHSLKEARVEWTDKENRKVNVYHNTSDLLALQHRFFQKPNKD from the exons ATGaagatgtttgtggtgtttgtgatgCTCCTGCACG TGCAGCAGGAGGAGATTTCCATCAAACACTGGATTCTGATTCAGATCAAACTAACGATCCAAAGCAGCAACTTTCAAATCTCTGGATTCTTCTTG CACGTGGATGCTGACACAAACTCAAAGCATGCTGTTAATTTGTCTTTCTGCTTGTGTGTCCTTACAGTTTCACAGCATGCCCtggctgtggtggtggaggtgtaTGAGGAGGCAAAGTCTGTTCTGCTGCCCTGTCAGTACTCTGGTATTATTCCTGAGAAAAATCCCACAGTGATGTGGACTCGCAGTGATCTCAGTCCCACGTTTGTCCACCTGCGACGAGAAGAAGGTGATGATCTCAAAAAGCAGAACCTCCGCTACAGCGGGCGCACATCAATGAGGCCTGATGCTCTGGAGACTTcagacttcagcctcactctgagaaaACCAGACCTGATTGACAGCGGCGTCTACACCTGCTCCATCAGTGATCGGAAAGAAGAAACGAGACAGAGAAATGTGCagctaaaggtcaaag ACCAGCAGGTGGAGATAAAAGTGGAGGAAGGCTCAGAGTCTGTCATCCTGCCCTGCCAAACAAGACCTGGCGTACCTGGTGACACCTCAGTGGAGTGGACTCGCTCTGATCGAGAACTCATGACGGTCCATGTGCATTCAAAGAGAAGTGAGCACCTTAAGAAACAGGACGACCTTTACTGTGGTCGCACAAAGATGAGCAAACATCTGATGacaactggagacctcagtctgaccctgaaataccccacacagagagacacaggaggaTACATCTGCACCATCTACAGGGACAAAGACATCCTGAGACAGAAAGTAGTGCTACAGATCAAAG AACCATTTCCATCTTGGGCCATAGCTTCCATGGTTCTCTTGGTTCTCCTGGTTCTTCTTGTTTCTGGAggtcttttatttaatttccgATACTATTTTAAGTCAG TCCCCCGGGTGGTGGAAGTGGTTTCAGGGCAGGAGTCTGTCCAGTTGCCCTGCAAAGCCAAAGTTCACCTGCTTGAAGACACTAAAGTGGAGTGGATAGACAGTGATAATGACAAGGTCCACGTGTATCAGAACGGCACTGACCACCACAATGAGCAGGACCAGGTTTACAGAGACCGAACGAAGATGAAAGAAGGtctgctgaaaactggagacctcagtctgactctGAAATACCCCACGGAGAGAGACACAAAGACATACACCTGCACTGTCTACAGCACTAAGGGAAATGTTCTGATGAAAAAACAAGTGGTGcttcaggtcaaag TgccagaggtggaggtggattcaGGTGAGGACTCTGTCCAGCTGCCCTGCCAAACCACAGTTCACTCACTGAAAGAAGCCAGAGTGGAGTGGACGGACAAAGAGAACAGGAAGGTCAACGTGTATCACAACACCTCTGACCTGCTTGCATTACAGCATCGTTTTTTTCAGAAACCGAACAAAGATTAA